One genomic window of Marinobacter adhaerens HP15 includes the following:
- a CDS encoding ATP-binding protein translates to MKVTLAFLLCCLLALFQSPLRAEPPQASPAPVLGKEELTWLEGQDRFRIGLRSDQVPLVFDTGNGVLAGTYIDYLARLSDKLGVAMEPIVLETGQDSGPVRSELATDAVLTTRMPGMPVVPGKRFTDPLMSLTYGVFVSAGDAAIRTLADLEGSRIAVIAGDPNQYPMLDPVEEFTPVPVSNVSEAVGQILSGQADAFLAPVPVVSDYLQSAMVNGIGLSVLLDNSPVDVVLRVDTDRDLLYQVLNKAIAAIGHNEHRTIRQSWLQADQPSLERSGLELSGSDMEWLKQHPDLKVAFRADWPPFEYTQDGRPTGLVPDLLTRLETELNVRFTRTVAGSRMDAEEKLRSGEVDILPGLSRTPRTEEAFLFTRAYLTVPIALAIRDDGRFIGDLRELRTERVGVVNRHAAHDYLLINHPNLDLYPMDTVEEGLLALSNGDLDVMVTHIPAVSYTVARLGLSNLRITSITPYQYDLRLAVRKDNPELHRVLNKALGSLEASETESIYNRWIHLDIEQETDYTVVRRVVLIAILVVLIFLYWNRKLSREVDERIRSENALRRSEDELRAAKLEAERLAREAEAASLAKSEFLANMSHEIRTPMNAVIGYSDLLSNSVTDPQQRNYLDAIRAGSRSLLMLINDILDLSRIEAGKMRLDYSAVSVRRLLDDVRHIFDLRAREQGITLEVSVDSRMPGAMMLDETRLRQVLFNLVGNAIKFTHDGGVTVRATAKPLKKRSAEAEQNPEAPERQYYKLIVTVSDSGIGIPPDQVERIFDAFEQQEGQNTRRYGGTGLGLAISRKLARMMGGELEVESEQGSGSVFTVTLPRVEATVEQAEDEGVPKESDRLLAQTLSMQERGWLREQLAADFGDEWEAVRESGDPEQMKDFARRVLAWGQRFRSRSVTRYGEKLLADVEAFNLDAVNSALEAFPKLLGREE, encoded by the coding sequence GTGAAGGTTACCCTTGCCTTTCTACTATGCTGCCTGTTGGCGCTGTTTCAATCCCCCCTGCGGGCGGAACCGCCGCAAGCATCGCCGGCCCCCGTGCTAGGCAAAGAGGAGCTGACCTGGCTGGAAGGGCAGGACCGGTTTCGTATCGGTCTTCGCAGCGATCAGGTGCCGCTGGTTTTCGATACCGGCAATGGCGTGCTTGCGGGCACCTACATTGACTACCTTGCCCGGCTCTCCGACAAACTGGGCGTCGCCATGGAACCCATCGTCCTGGAAACCGGGCAGGATAGCGGCCCGGTCAGGAGTGAGCTGGCAACCGACGCGGTTCTGACCACCAGAATGCCGGGGATGCCGGTGGTGCCCGGCAAGCGTTTCACCGATCCCCTGATGTCTCTTACCTATGGCGTGTTCGTCAGCGCCGGCGATGCGGCCATCCGGACCCTTGCCGATCTTGAGGGCAGCCGGATTGCGGTTATTGCCGGTGACCCCAACCAATATCCCATGCTGGACCCCGTCGAGGAGTTTACGCCGGTGCCGGTCAGCAACGTCAGCGAAGCCGTCGGCCAGATCCTTTCGGGGCAGGCCGATGCGTTTCTGGCGCCGGTGCCCGTGGTGTCCGATTACCTCCAGTCGGCGATGGTGAATGGGATCGGTCTGTCGGTACTGCTCGATAACAGCCCGGTAGATGTGGTGTTGCGGGTGGATACCGATCGGGACCTGCTTTACCAGGTGCTGAACAAGGCCATTGCCGCAATCGGCCATAACGAGCACCGCACCATCCGCCAGTCATGGCTGCAGGCCGATCAGCCGTCCCTCGAACGAAGTGGCCTGGAGTTGTCCGGGTCGGATATGGAGTGGCTCAAACAGCATCCGGATCTGAAAGTCGCGTTTCGCGCGGACTGGCCGCCGTTTGAATACACCCAGGACGGCCGGCCCACCGGCCTGGTTCCGGATTTGCTGACCCGGCTGGAAACCGAGCTGAACGTGCGGTTTACGCGCACTGTCGCTGGAAGCCGCATGGATGCTGAAGAGAAGCTGCGTTCGGGCGAGGTGGATATTCTTCCCGGCTTATCCCGGACGCCGCGCACTGAAGAGGCATTTCTGTTTACCCGGGCCTATCTGACCGTGCCCATCGCCCTTGCCATCCGGGACGACGGTCGCTTTATCGGCGATCTCCGGGAACTCCGCACGGAACGGGTGGGTGTGGTGAACCGGCATGCGGCCCACGATTACCTGTTGATCAATCATCCGAACCTGGATCTTTACCCGATGGATACGGTGGAGGAGGGGCTTCTGGCGCTATCCAACGGCGACCTGGATGTCATGGTTACCCATATTCCGGCGGTCAGCTACACAGTCGCCCGGCTGGGACTGTCGAACCTAAGGATTACCAGCATCACTCCCTACCAGTACGACCTGCGACTGGCCGTACGCAAGGACAACCCTGAGCTGCACCGGGTGCTGAACAAGGCGCTGGGCAGTCTCGAAGCCAGCGAGACAGAATCCATCTACAACAGGTGGATTCATCTGGATATCGAGCAGGAGACCGATTACACCGTGGTGCGGCGGGTGGTGCTGATCGCCATCCTGGTCGTGCTGATCTTCCTGTACTGGAACCGCAAGTTGTCGCGGGAGGTGGATGAGCGTATCCGTTCGGAGAATGCCCTGCGCCGGAGCGAAGACGAGTTGCGGGCCGCCAAGCTCGAAGCCGAGAGGTTGGCCCGGGAGGCGGAGGCCGCCAGCCTGGCCAAGAGTGAGTTCCTGGCCAATATGTCCCACGAAATACGAACGCCGATGAACGCGGTGATCGGCTATAGCGATCTGCTCAGCAACAGTGTTACCGACCCGCAGCAGCGCAATTACCTGGACGCCATCCGGGCGGGAAGTCGAAGTCTGCTGATGCTGATCAACGACATTCTGGACCTGTCCCGAATCGAGGCGGGGAAAATGCGGTTGGACTATTCCGCCGTATCGGTCCGTCGTCTCCTGGATGATGTTCGCCACATTTTCGATCTGCGGGCCCGGGAGCAGGGCATAACCCTGGAAGTGAGTGTCGACTCGCGAATGCCCGGCGCCATGATGCTGGATGAAACCCGTCTTCGGCAGGTCCTGTTCAACCTGGTCGGCAACGCCATCAAGTTCACCCACGACGGTGGCGTCACAGTTCGGGCAACTGCAAAGCCGCTCAAGAAGCGGTCGGCAGAAGCGGAACAGAACCCGGAAGCGCCAGAGCGCCAGTATTACAAGTTGATCGTCACGGTCAGCGATAGCGGTATCGGCATCCCGCCGGATCAGGTAGAGCGTATTTTCGATGCCTTTGAGCAGCAGGAGGGGCAGAACACGCGGCGCTATGGTGGAACCGGTCTCGGGTTGGCCATCAGCCGGAAGCTGGCCCGTATGATGGGCGGTGAGCTGGAAGTTGAGAGTGAGCAAGGTTCCGGTTCGGTCTTTACGGTGACCTTGCCCCGGGTTGAGGCGACGGTGGAACAGGCGGAAGACGAGGGCGTTCCCAAGGAATCCGACCGGCTGCTGGCCCAGACTCTCAGTATGCAGGAGCGGGGCTGGCTCAGGGAACAGCTCGCGGCGGATTTTGGTGACGAGTGGGAAGCTGTGAGAGAGAGTGGCGATCCGGAGCAGATGAAAGACTTTGCACGCCGGGTGCTGGCCTGGGGCCAGCGATTCCGCTCACGCTCCGTTACCCGTTACGGGGAGAAGCTGCTTGCGGATGTCGAGGCATTCAACCTGGACGCGGTCAACAGTGCTCTTGAGGCCTTCCCGAAGCTGCTCGGCCGCGAAGAGTAA
- the xerC gene encoding tyrosine recombinase XerC: MPNELTGPLAEFIRHLASEKRHSPRTCDSYHRDLLRLADWLGRSGFVAWQRVTNHDLRRYVATLSREGLSGRSIARHLSATRRFYQFLLREKLASDNPALDIRAPKSGRRLPRVADVDQLNHLLDGQPDDPLEVRDLCMFELMYSSGLRLAELASLDLDTVDVRSGEVRVMGKGGKERLLPVGRKAIAAIQAWVPYRAALANDGEAALFVSQRGERLSHRSIQARLSRWGISRGADQKLHPHLLRHSFASHMLESSGDLRAVQELLGHADIATTQVYTHLDFQHLARVYDQSHPRARRDRYHGKTSDESS; this comes from the coding sequence GTGCCCAATGAGCTGACCGGGCCGCTGGCGGAATTTATCCGGCACCTGGCTTCTGAAAAACGCCATTCTCCAAGAACCTGCGACAGCTACCACCGCGACCTGCTGCGTCTGGCGGACTGGCTGGGCCGCAGTGGATTCGTTGCCTGGCAACGGGTGACCAACCACGACCTGCGCCGCTACGTCGCGACGCTCAGCCGGGAGGGGTTGTCAGGCCGGAGCATTGCCAGACATCTCTCGGCGACCCGCCGTTTCTACCAGTTCCTGCTCAGGGAGAAGCTGGCATCGGATAATCCGGCGCTGGATATCCGGGCCCCCAAGAGTGGCCGCCGTCTGCCTCGCGTTGCAGATGTGGATCAACTGAATCATCTACTGGACGGACAGCCGGACGATCCCCTGGAAGTGCGGGATCTATGTATGTTCGAACTGATGTATTCTTCCGGGTTGCGGCTGGCGGAGCTGGCAAGCCTGGATCTGGATACCGTCGATGTGCGCAGTGGTGAGGTTCGCGTGATGGGTAAGGGTGGCAAGGAACGCCTACTGCCCGTCGGACGAAAAGCCATTGCAGCCATACAGGCCTGGGTACCGTACAGAGCGGCGTTGGCCAATGACGGTGAGGCTGCCCTGTTCGTCAGCCAGCGGGGCGAACGACTCAGCCACCGAAGTATCCAGGCCCGCCTGAGCCGCTGGGGAATCAGCCGCGGTGCCGACCAGAAGCTCCATCCGCACCTGCTGCGACACTCGTTTGCCAGCCACATGCTTGAATCCAGTGGTGACCTTCGTGCCGTACAGGAACTTCTGGGCCATGCCGACATTGCCACGACCCAGGTCTATACTCATCTTGATTTTCAACATTTGGCCCGGGTTTATGACCAGAGTCACCCCAGAGCACGACGCGATCGGTATCATGGTAAAACCAGTGACGAGAGTTCCTGA
- a CDS encoding DUF2789 domain-containing protein: MDTSKHTLSTLFEQLGLASDAKSIEDFVARYSPLPSEVAIQDAPIWSESQSHFLEEGLEEDSDWAEVIDELDAMMRH, encoded by the coding sequence ATGGACACCAGCAAACACACCCTCAGTACTCTGTTCGAGCAGCTAGGCCTGGCGTCCGACGCCAAAAGCATTGAGGATTTTGTCGCCAGGTACTCGCCCCTGCCGAGCGAAGTTGCGATCCAGGATGCTCCCATCTGGTCCGAAAGCCAGTCTCACTTCCTGGAAGAAGGCCTGGAGGAAGACAGCGACTGGGCGGAGGTGATCGACGAGCTGGACGCAATGATGCGTCACTGA
- a CDS encoding patatin-like phospholipase family protein has translation MSQCNPWGRNAPRLIAVIMILLAPLASAEERPKVGLVLSGGGAKGMAHVGVLRVLEEMRVPVDLVVGTSAGSAVGALYASGMPVSDIEQRFIEMDWLSSFRDDPGRVYKPVRRKQDDWRFPVVPGIGVRADGLRVGGGLIAGQNLGFILNELTHNAALVEDFDRLPIPFRAVATDLETGEQVVIGDGNLSEAIRASMSIPGVYAPVERDGQLLVDGGVANNLPISVARDLGADIIIAVDITDSLMETDELRGAFSVVGQLTTIMTRRNTDQQLDLLAEDDVLIRPDLEGYTSADFYDAPVLFELGASSAREHGVELRPLALSRKAWADWRDSVSAQDAGARIVSRIEIKDSRRLARDFLKERIRQRIGEPLDTARLEADLKRIYGLGYYEIVSYSTSSLPEGTVLTIRVQEKSWGPNYLSFGLSYEDNFDGETRFNLASSLRMTELNALGGEWQTGVQLGTEPWVRSQWYQPLDYGYERFLVLGGEYSRDTFSLFDAAGTRVTEVDVTFRKADLALGMEIGGNAEVRLIYARGYATVDEQIGQPVAPEGSVHQGGLAVQLVHDSLDDTFYPRDGGFAGLRGRFEREGLGSDREFDSVTGLALGTGSWKGLTLTGLVFGHAVTRGTPGIENAVRLGGFRRLSAYAPGEITGDNALMVSAYASQTFGGPLLPWFVGAGFEAGNAWPSLDEASWDSSVKSSSVFAGVDTFLGPVQVAAAYNNEDNWTAYLNIGFSFTQLFY, from the coding sequence GTGAGCCAGTGCAACCCCTGGGGCCGGAATGCCCCTCGACTGATCGCCGTCATCATGATTCTTCTGGCACCACTGGCTTCGGCTGAGGAGCGTCCCAAGGTAGGGCTGGTTCTGAGTGGCGGCGGGGCCAAGGGTATGGCCCATGTTGGCGTGCTGCGGGTTCTGGAGGAAATGCGGGTTCCTGTTGATCTGGTGGTGGGCACCAGCGCGGGTTCCGCAGTCGGTGCCCTGTATGCCAGTGGTATGCCGGTCAGTGACATCGAGCAGCGCTTTATCGAGATGGACTGGCTTTCCAGCTTTCGCGACGATCCCGGCCGGGTCTACAAGCCGGTTCGGCGCAAGCAGGATGACTGGCGGTTTCCGGTGGTCCCGGGCATCGGTGTTCGCGCCGATGGCCTGCGTGTCGGCGGCGGGCTGATTGCCGGGCAGAATCTTGGTTTTATCCTCAACGAGCTGACCCACAACGCCGCCCTGGTTGAAGACTTCGACCGGCTCCCCATTCCCTTCCGGGCGGTTGCCACCGATCTCGAGACCGGTGAGCAGGTGGTCATCGGTGACGGTAACCTGTCCGAGGCCATCCGTGCCAGCATGAGTATTCCCGGGGTATACGCGCCGGTGGAACGTGATGGCCAGTTGCTGGTGGATGGGGGCGTCGCCAACAACCTGCCCATCAGCGTTGCCAGGGATTTGGGCGCCGACATCATCATCGCAGTGGATATTACCGACAGTCTGATGGAAACCGACGAGCTGCGGGGCGCGTTTTCCGTTGTCGGTCAACTCACAACCATCATGACCCGTCGGAACACCGACCAGCAGCTGGATCTGCTCGCCGAAGACGATGTTCTGATCCGCCCCGACCTCGAAGGCTACACCTCCGCTGATTTTTACGATGCGCCGGTTCTGTTTGAGCTGGGCGCCAGCTCGGCCCGGGAACACGGCGTCGAACTGCGTCCGTTGGCATTATCCCGCAAGGCCTGGGCCGATTGGCGCGACAGCGTGTCAGCGCAGGACGCGGGTGCGCGTATCGTGTCACGCATCGAGATCAAAGACAGTCGTCGGTTGGCCCGGGACTTCCTCAAGGAACGAATCCGGCAGAGAATCGGAGAGCCACTGGACACCGCCCGCCTGGAAGCCGACCTCAAACGGATCTACGGGCTTGGCTATTACGAGATTGTGTCCTATTCGACCTCGTCTTTGCCCGAGGGAACCGTTCTGACCATCCGCGTCCAGGAGAAGAGCTGGGGGCCGAACTACCTGTCTTTCGGTTTGAGTTATGAGGATAACTTTGACGGGGAAACCCGGTTCAATCTTGCCTCTTCCCTTCGAATGACCGAGCTCAATGCCCTGGGCGGGGAGTGGCAGACCGGTGTTCAGCTGGGCACCGAGCCCTGGGTTCGCAGCCAGTGGTATCAGCCGCTGGATTACGGCTATGAGCGTTTTCTGGTGCTCGGTGGCGAGTACTCCCGGGATACCTTCAGCCTGTTTGATGCCGCCGGAACCCGCGTTACGGAGGTGGATGTGACCTTCCGGAAAGCGGATCTGGCACTGGGCATGGAAATCGGCGGCAATGCCGAAGTTCGCCTGATCTATGCGCGGGGCTATGCCACGGTTGACGAGCAGATCGGGCAACCGGTAGCGCCGGAGGGGTCGGTGCATCAGGGTGGGCTGGCCGTGCAACTGGTACACGACTCTCTGGACGATACTTTCTATCCTCGCGACGGTGGCTTTGCCGGCCTCCGTGGACGTTTTGAACGGGAGGGCCTGGGATCCGACCGGGAGTTCGATTCGGTAACCGGCCTGGCGCTGGGAACCGGAAGCTGGAAAGGCCTGACCCTGACCGGACTGGTCTTCGGCCATGCGGTAACCCGGGGCACTCCCGGAATTGAAAATGCCGTCCGCCTGGGTGGATTCCGCCGGCTATCGGCATACGCGCCGGGTGAGATTACCGGAGACAACGCGTTAATGGTTTCAGCCTATGCCAGCCAGACCTTTGGCGGCCCGCTGCTGCCCTGGTTCGTTGGCGCCGGATTCGAGGCGGGTAATGCCTGGCCCTCTCTGGATGAGGCGAGCTGGGACAGTTCGGTGAAATCGTCCAGCGTATTCGCCGGCGTGGATACCTTCCTCGGCCCCGTTCAGGTGGCCGCGGCGTACAACAACGAAGACAACTGGACGGCCTACCTGAACATTGGTTTCTCGTTCACCCAGCTCTTTTACTGA
- a CDS encoding GGDEF domain-containing protein, with product MASDQSWKEKYLQELESADNREKQWKAERNTLERMLVRTSLASEGQTPELDRLLARIRKDLRKNRVDVDAWKDLQDQIDRQVALLDERQSANDRKPSFFSRLAREPEQESQQQQQQVSAEPLPESSEQPESLPGNEQDIEDNVQRLRIARRVGQLLGQMLTQVSLEPAAEARARALQQSLLASNDWNELREGLNHVAELVIAAVTRSKREFEAFLKRLDERLELLKEHFSAQSSAQCGRLDASEHLDREIREEIERVGQRLQESDDLQDLKQSVSRHLESIGQAVGRFRTQESERERALSEQLEAMQEKVAAMEAHSEQMQEQVRKERLRAMTDLLTELPNREAWQERLSFEYNRWQRYSHPLTIGVLDIDLFKRINDSYGHKAGDRVLQLVAREFRDRLRTTDFVARFGGEEFVVLFPETEPSDARAVVDKLREHVGKLPFHFRGEPVTVTFSAGLAGFIAGDTEESVFDRADRALYQAKDAGRDQVMISDSADVQ from the coding sequence ATGGCATCGGATCAGTCCTGGAAGGAAAAATACCTTCAGGAACTCGAGTCTGCAGACAATCGGGAAAAGCAGTGGAAGGCGGAGCGGAATACCCTTGAACGCATGCTGGTGCGCACCAGTCTCGCCTCCGAAGGCCAGACCCCGGAGCTGGATCGGTTGCTGGCTCGCATCCGGAAGGACCTGCGGAAGAACCGGGTAGATGTGGACGCCTGGAAGGACTTGCAGGATCAGATTGATCGCCAGGTCGCCCTGCTCGATGAGCGCCAGTCGGCCAACGACAGGAAGCCTTCCTTTTTCTCCCGTCTGGCGCGAGAGCCAGAGCAAGAGTCCCAGCAACAGCAGCAACAGGTCAGCGCGGAACCTTTACCGGAAAGCAGCGAGCAGCCTGAGTCCCTCCCGGGCAATGAACAGGATATCGAGGACAACGTCCAGCGGTTGCGCATTGCCCGCCGTGTGGGCCAGCTGTTGGGTCAGATGCTTACCCAGGTCTCCCTTGAGCCCGCCGCCGAGGCCCGGGCACGGGCGCTGCAGCAATCTCTGCTTGCCAGTAACGACTGGAACGAATTGCGCGAAGGCCTGAACCACGTGGCTGAGCTGGTCATCGCTGCAGTTACCCGGAGCAAGCGAGAATTCGAAGCCTTTCTCAAACGCCTTGATGAACGTCTGGAGCTGTTGAAGGAACACTTCTCGGCCCAGTCCTCGGCCCAGTGCGGCCGGCTGGATGCCTCAGAGCACCTTGATCGCGAGATCCGCGAGGAAATTGAGCGGGTCGGGCAACGTTTGCAGGAGAGCGATGACCTTCAGGATCTCAAACAGTCGGTCAGTCGTCATCTTGAGTCCATTGGTCAGGCGGTAGGCCGTTTCCGTACCCAGGAATCCGAGCGCGAGCGTGCGCTCTCCGAGCAGCTTGAGGCCATGCAGGAGAAAGTGGCGGCCATGGAGGCCCACTCCGAGCAGATGCAGGAACAGGTCCGTAAGGAGAGGCTCCGGGCCATGACCGACCTGCTTACCGAGTTGCCCAACCGTGAAGCCTGGCAGGAGCGACTGTCATTCGAGTACAACCGCTGGCAACGCTACAGCCATCCGTTGACCATCGGTGTACTGGATATCGATCTTTTCAAACGGATCAACGACTCCTATGGTCACAAGGCCGGCGACAGGGTGTTGCAGCTGGTTGCGAGAGAGTTCAGGGATCGCTTGCGCACCACGGACTTTGTGGCTCGTTTTGGCGGCGAGGAATTCGTGGTGTTGTTCCCGGAAACCGAACCTTCGGACGCGCGAGCAGTGGTGGACAAGTTGCGGGAACATGTCGGCAAGCTGCCGTTCCACTTCCGCGGCGAGCCGGTCACTGTGACCTTCTCAGCCGGCCTCGCGGGATTCATTGCGGGCGACACCGAGGAGTCGGTGTTCGACCGGGCCGACCGGGCCCTCTATCAGGCCAAGGACGCCGGCCGGGACCAGGTGATGATCAGCGACAGTGCCGATGTTCAGTGA
- the dapF gene encoding diaminopimelate epimerase, translating to MTQQRRTQGPMLRFTKMHGLGNDFMVVDAISQPFRLRPEMIRELANRNFGIGFDQLLVVEPPGLPDVDFRYRIFNADGSEVEQCGNGARCFARFVRDQRLTNKKVIRVQTAKGVIELRVGREGMVMVNMGVPEFNPPAIPFAADRRKDVYTVDVDGQTVELSALSMGNPHGVLLVEDVDQAPVETLGPKLERHPRFPARANIGFLQILDRTHVRLRVFERGSGETLACGSGACAAVVAGCLRGLLDARVEVELRGGPLVIEWQGEGTPVMMEGPATSVFEGQLRLPGDSGGRRRRSARPHKQRS from the coding sequence CCCAGGGCCCCATGCTTCGATTCACCAAGATGCATGGGCTGGGTAATGATTTTATGGTGGTGGATGCCATCAGCCAGCCTTTTCGTCTGCGCCCCGAGATGATCCGCGAACTGGCCAACAGGAATTTCGGAATTGGCTTCGATCAGTTGCTGGTGGTGGAGCCGCCCGGGCTGCCGGATGTCGATTTCCGCTACCGCATTTTCAATGCGGACGGGTCCGAGGTGGAGCAGTGCGGCAACGGTGCCCGCTGCTTCGCCCGGTTTGTCCGGGACCAGCGACTGACCAACAAAAAGGTCATCCGCGTCCAGACCGCCAAGGGCGTGATCGAGCTCCGTGTCGGCCGGGAAGGCATGGTGATGGTCAATATGGGCGTGCCCGAGTTCAATCCGCCGGCCATTCCGTTCGCCGCCGACCGTCGAAAGGATGTCTACACCGTGGATGTGGACGGCCAGACAGTGGAACTGAGCGCCTTGTCCATGGGTAACCCCCATGGTGTGCTGCTGGTTGAGGATGTAGACCAGGCGCCGGTGGAAACGCTGGGGCCCAAGCTCGAGCGGCATCCCCGCTTCCCGGCACGGGCCAACATCGGGTTTCTCCAGATTCTGGATCGTACCCATGTCCGCCTGCGGGTGTTTGAGCGTGGCTCGGGCGAGACCCTCGCCTGCGGTAGTGGTGCCTGTGCCGCCGTGGTGGCCGGCTGCCTGCGAGGCCTGCTGGATGCCCGCGTGGAAGTGGAATTGCGGGGTGGCCCTCTGGTCATTGAATGGCAGGGTGAAGGGACCCCTGTTATGATGGAAGGGCCTGCAACCAGCGTATTTGAGGGGCAGTTGAGGCTGCCGGGTGATTCTGGTGGTCGTCGACGCAGGAGCGCTCGCCCCCATAAACAACGATCCTGA
- a CDS encoding GntR family transcriptional regulator codes for MNAFKPRETLTEQVARHIENLIAFGQLRSGERIYEGAMAKQMDVSHGSIREGLLLLEKRHLVRNVPRKGAFVTPLDEYFVRSLYETLELYLTHTGRKLVRHWQPEDMARLESLYEQMQACYRKNDLMAFLELGIEYTKASLAYADNYFIVSAIDDLWPSAKRCAFVAFQEGGNRVIEDNLSHMEQSISAIKDRDEDRLADILHRYALQQCQQVLTAIEKTGSRTA; via the coding sequence ATGAATGCCTTCAAGCCCAGAGAAACACTGACCGAACAGGTCGCACGCCACATCGAAAACCTGATTGCCTTTGGCCAGCTGCGCTCCGGTGAACGGATCTACGAGGGCGCCATGGCGAAACAGATGGACGTCAGTCATGGATCCATACGGGAAGGCTTGCTGCTGCTGGAGAAGCGGCATCTGGTCCGCAACGTACCCCGCAAAGGCGCGTTCGTGACCCCGCTGGATGAATACTTCGTGCGCAGCCTGTACGAGACCCTGGAGCTCTACCTCACCCACACCGGTCGCAAGCTGGTGCGTCACTGGCAGCCCGAGGATATGGCCCGGCTGGAGAGCCTGTATGAGCAGATGCAGGCCTGCTACAGGAAAAACGATCTGATGGCGTTTCTGGAGCTGGGTATTGAGTACACCAAGGCATCGCTGGCCTATGCCGACAACTACTTCATTGTCTCTGCCATTGATGACCTCTGGCCTTCGGCAAAGCGCTGTGCCTTCGTCGCCTTCCAGGAAGGAGGCAATCGTGTCATTGAGGACAACCTGTCCCACATGGAACAGTCAATCAGTGCCATCAAGGATCGGGATGAGGATCGCCTGGCAGACATCCTGCACCGCTATGCCCTGCAACAATGCCAGCAAGTTCTCACTGCCATTGAAAAGACCGGCAGCAGAACGGCCTGA
- a CDS encoding DUF484 family protein — MTEQTARQKAGELTREEVADYLRANPDFFIDQDELLRSLTLPHDSGRAISLVERQVHLFREQRDTLRRELVELVSIARHNDRLFEKSKRLLMQVIEARTLNDMAAAIDDSIRGDFGLDAASVLLFTDVELPEASQGALHVVSPSAARERLGSLLEGERAVCGQFRESEREFLFPDREEPIASVALVPLRHDELVGVFAVGSCQPGYFDQSMGSLFLSYISDTLSRLLPPMVQRHTAAAPVTDMATESR; from the coding sequence ATGACAGAACAAACGGCCCGCCAGAAGGCCGGTGAGCTCACCCGGGAAGAGGTGGCGGATTACCTGCGCGCCAACCCCGATTTCTTCATCGACCAGGACGAGCTGCTGCGCAGCCTGACCCTGCCCCACGACAGTGGCCGGGCCATTTCGCTGGTCGAACGCCAGGTGCATCTGTTCCGGGAGCAGCGGGACACCCTGCGCAGGGAGTTGGTAGAGCTTGTATCCATCGCCCGCCATAACGACCGGTTGTTCGAGAAGAGCAAGCGTTTGCTGATGCAGGTGATTGAAGCGCGGACGCTCAACGATATGGCTGCTGCCATTGATGACAGTATCCGTGGTGATTTCGGTCTCGACGCCGCTTCCGTGTTGTTGTTTACCGATGTTGAGCTGCCTGAGGCCTCTCAAGGCGCCCTGCATGTGGTCAGTCCTTCTGCGGCCCGTGAGCGCCTGGGCAGCCTGCTGGAAGGCGAGAGGGCTGTGTGCGGTCAGTTCCGTGAAAGCGAACGGGAGTTCCTGTTTCCGGACCGTGAAGAACCCATTGCCTCGGTCGCCCTGGTGCCGCTGAGGCATGACGAGCTGGTGGGCGTGTTTGCGGTCGGTAGCTGCCAGCCGGGGTACTTTGACCAGAGCATGGGTTCCCTGTTCCTGAGCTACATCAGCGACACACTCAGCCGCCTGCTGCCGCCCATGGTGCAGCGCCACACAGCGGCTGCTCCGGTCACCGACATGGCGACGGAGTCCCGCTAA